AGCGCTGCAGCAAAGGCAAGTGCAAACCTACCTCTCGCAGTGAAAACCTCTATACGCGCACCAACTACTCGCTGACCCACAACGGTTATTACGACTTCGGTAACTCCACCAGTTACGTTCAGCGGGAAGAAACCAATAACCCGGGCCGCAAGATGAAGATGTACAACACCATCTTCAACACCCAGAACCAGTTCGAGCTGGGCTCCCATATGCTGAACCTCGGCGGCCAATACCGCTATGAGAAACTGGGTGACAGCGGCAACCAGCTGAGCTCGGCGAAAGACGTCAACCAGCTGACGCGCTGGAGCTGGGCACTGTTCGCCGAAGACGAATGGGCGCTGACCAACGACTTCAGCCTGACCAGCGGCATCCGTATGGACCGCGATCAGAACTTCGGCAGCCATTGGTCGCCGCGCATGTACGGCGTCTGGCACCTGACCGAGCAGTGGACGATGAAAGGCGGCGTCTCCGCCGGCTACCGTTCGCCGGATCTGCGCCAATCCTCCGCCAGCTGGGGCCAGGCCACCGGCGGCGGCGTGCGTAACGGCATCATCGTCGGCAACCCGGATCTGCAGCCAGAGAAGAGCCTGAGCGAAGAGATCGGCCTGATGTGGGATAGCCTGAAAGGCGTCAACGCCGGCGTGACGGTCTTCAACACCGACTTCAAAAACAAGATCACCGAAGTACGCCGCTGCGAAGACACGCCGGACTGCAAGATCGGCAACGATGTCTATGACTTTATCAGCGATCGCGTCAACGTCGACAAAGCCAATATGCGCGGCGTAGAAGCCACCTTCGGCTGGCAGATCAACAAAGACTGGAAGTGGAACACCAACTACACCTACACCGCTTCCGAGCAGAAGAGCGGCGACTTCCAGGGTAAAGCGCTCAACCAGATGCCGAAGCACATGCTCAACACCGTGCTGGACTGGCAGGCCACGCAGGACCTCAGCCTGTGGTCGCGCGTTAACTTCCGCAGCCGCACCTCAGACTACCTGAGCCGTACATCGATGGAAACCAGCACGCCGTCCTACACCTTCGTCGATGCGGGCCTGAGCTATCAGGCGGCGAAAAACCTGCAACTGACCGGCGGGGTTTACAACATCCTCGACAAAACCGTGGATTACGATCACTACCGCACCACGCTGGACGGCCGCCGTTACACCGTCGGTATGACCTACAACTTCTGATGCCCCGGGCGCGCGCTGCGCGCCCTTCTCATTCCATCACCATGAGGAAGCTCCATGAGATTACGTCGCTCCCCCCTGATGATCGCCCTGCTGGCCACGATGGCGCTGGCGGGTTGTCACAGCAAAACCGACGCGCCGGTAGCTCCGGCCACCGTCAACGTCCAGCACCTGAACGGCAGCACCGAGGTGAAAAAGCACCCGCAGCGCATCGTGGTGCTGGATTACGCCTCGCTTGAAACGCTGCAGCTGCTGGGCGTCGAGCCGCTGGCGCTGCCCGGCAACCGCCAGAACTTGCCGGATAACCTGAAGCGCTATCAGGATGACAAATACCTCAATGCCGGCACCCTGTTCGAGCCGGATATGGCCGTGCTGCGCGCCGCCAAGCCGGATCTGATCCTGATCGCCGGCCGGGCGTCCAAAGCCTATGACGAGCTGAACGCGCTGGCGCCGACGCTGAACATGTCCGTCGATCCGCAGGATCAGTTGGGCAGCCTGAAACAGCGCACGCTGCAGCTGGGCGAGCTGTTCGATAAGCGGCAGCAGGCGCAGGCGGCGGTCGATAAGCTGGATGCGCAGATCGCGGCGGTCAAACCGCAGGCCGCCCAGGCCGGGCGCGGGCTGGTGGTGCTGTTCTCCGGGGGCAAGATCAGCGCCTACGCCCCCAAGAGCCGTTTCAGCTTCGTCTATGACGCCCTCGGCTTCTCGTCTGCGCTGCAGTCCGACGAAAAAGACGTGCGCGGCAACAAGTTGACGCCTGAGCAGGTGGCCAAACTGAATCCGGACTGGCTGTTCGTTATCGACAGAGACACCGCAACCGGACGGCCGAACGCGGTAGCACCGCAGAAAATCCTTACCGGCACCGCGCTGAAGAAAACCACGGCGGTGAAAAAAGGCCAGGTGGTTTACCTGCCGGCGGCCGAGGTTTATCTGTCCGGCGGCATCGTCACCGCCCAGCTCGTCGTCGAACGCGTGAGCGAGGCCCTGAACCACACTGCACGATAAAGAAAGCCCGGCAATGCCGGGCTTTTTCTTGGGTTAAATCGTCGGCTGGTTTACCAGGCCGTCTATCAGCACCTGCGGCGTGCCCTGCGAGCAGCGTTCGATGCGCCCGCGCACGCCGTAGACCCGCGCCAGGCTCTGCGGCGTAATCACCTGATCCGGCGCGCCGTCGGCGATCAGATCGCCATCCTGCAGCATCAGCACGTGGTCGCCGTGGCGCAGCGCGATGTTGATGTCGTGCACCACCACCACCGTCACGATATTGCGCTTGCGGGTTTCGCGGCGCACCAAATCCATCACGTGGAACTGATAGTTGAGATCGAGCGCGCTCAGCGGCTCATCCAGCAACAGCAGCGAGGGCTGACGGATCAGCGACTGCGCCAATCCCACCAGCTGTTTCTGGCCGCCGGACAGTTGATCGAGGTAACTCAGCGCCAGGTGCGCGATGCCCAGCTGCTCCAGCAGGGCCATCACTTCCGCTTCGCTGCCGGCGTTGCTGCGGCCGCCCGAGGCGCGTTGCGCCACGATGATCGACTCCAGCACGTGCAGATGCACCCCGGCGGGCAACGACTGCGGCAGATACACTACGTTCTCCGCCCGACGGGCGAACGGCATCTGCATCAGATCGACGTCGTCCAGCCACAGCTTGCCCTGTGCCGGGTTCAACCCGGCCAGCGAGCGCAGCAGCGTCGATTTGCCGCTGCCGTTCGGCCCCAGCAGCACGGTGATTTTCCCACGCGGCAGCAGCGGCACCGAGAGATCGACAATCACCGGACGTTTCGGGTAACCCGCCGAGAAGTTTTCTATCCGCAAGCCCTGGCTCATACGTTCCCCCGGTGGCGCAGAATAATACTCAGGAAGAACGGCACCCCGACCAGCGAGGTAACGATGCCCACCGGAATGATCACGCCAGGCACCAGATTTTTCGACGCCACCGAGGCCATCGACAGTACCAGCGCGCCAATCAGCGCACTGGCCGGCAGATAGAAACGGTGATCTTCGCCGAAGATCATGCGGGCGATATGCGGTGCCACCAGACCGATAAAGCCGATCGGCCCGACGAACGCCACCGCCAGCGCCGAGAGAATGCTGATGCGCAGCAACGTGGCCAGCCGCAGACGGCGCACATCTATGCCGAAGCTCACCGCCCGGTCTTCACCCAGACGCAACGCGGTCAGTTTCCACGAGCTCATCATCGACAGCGGCAGCAGCACGGCGAATACGCCAAACAGGATGCCCAACTTGTCCCATGAGGCACGCGCCAGGCTCCCCATGGTCCAGAACACCAGCCCCTGCAGCGTGTCCTCGCTGGCGATGAACTGCATCATCGATACCAGCGCGTTGAAGGTAAACACCAGCGCGATGCCGAACAGCACCACGCCGGAAGTGGCGACCCGCGTCCAGCGCGTGATGCCGTCGAGCATCAGTGCGGCGAACAGCGCAAAGATAAAGGCGTTGGCGGAGATAAACCACTGATCGGGAATGCCGGGAATGCCGATGCCGAGCACGATCGCCAGCGCGGCGCCGAAGGCCGCGGCGGAAGACACGCCGAGGGTAAAGGGGCTGGCCAGCGGGTTATTCAGGATGGTCTGCATTTCCGCCCCGGCCAGGCCGAGCGCAAAGCCCACCACCACCGCCATCAGCGCGTAAGGCAAGCGGATGTCCCAGACGATCACCCGCGTGCCGGCATCGGCTGCGGCGGGGTCGAGCAGCGTTTGCCATAAGGATGACAGCGACAGGCCGGATGGCCCCATGGTGAAATCCAGCAGCAGCGAGCCCAGGATCGCCAGTGCCAACGCGCCCATCATCAACAGGCGATGGCGAAGAATATGCTGATAACGCCCCATCACGCCGGCGTCGGGTTGCCCCTTGGCTTCAGTCATGGGATCGGTGGATATGCTCATTAGTTAAGATACCTGTTACAACCATCATGACAGCGGCGCGAAAGCGACCGCCGTAGACCGGGAAGTGCGCGGCGACAGCCTGCGCGCAGCCGTCAACAATAAAGCAAACGATAATACTTATCAATCATATCTATCGGTAAAAACAGCATTGCCGAAATGTAATAATTTGTTTTTCCTCGCCATTTTTTAGTCCTTCAGATTCACCTCTGCCAAGGCCATTAGGTTCATTATTCTGAAAATTATTCCTGATCCGACCAGACTCTGACAAATAACGCCAAAACCACATAGAATCCAAAACCACGGCACCGCGCGTGCAAAAACTTTCAGGCCGCCGCAAGAGCGGCCTTATTAACGAGGCTGTAATGAGAAGTCCATCTCCGGCGATAACGCCCAAACGCCCGGCGCTGCTGAACTGGCTGTTGCACAGTCCGCTGCACGCCGACGACGAGCCGTTTCAACGCCAGTTGCGGCTCACGCTGACGCCCTCCCCGCTGACTCCCTGGCTGAATGCCGTAGGGCCGGCGGCGCTGCTGGTGGGGTACGCCTGGCTGAACCAGCGTCTGGTCGGCATCGGTTTGCTTCTATTGCTACTGCTGTTGACCGCCGGGCGCGCCTGGCTGGCGCAGCGGCGCCAACCGGCTTGGCCGAACGCCATGCTGGTGACGGTGTTGCTGTGGATGCTGCTGGTCGGCGCCAGCGCCGCGCTGGCGATGCTGTCGGGCCGTTTCGTGCTGATCCTGTTCGCCGGTCTGACGATCACTGCGTTGGCCTGCTGGCTGATGCAGCGCCATGCGGCCGCGCCGCGTTTTGCACTGCTTGAAGTGATCGCGCTGACGCTGCCCTACCTGCTGGCGGCCCCGCTGTCACGCGTGCAAAACCTGTTTGTCCTGGCGGACCTCGCGCCGCTGTGGCTGGTGCTGGCCCATGGCATGATCGCTCGCTATCACCGCCAGCTGGTGCAACGCGTCATGCTGGCGTGGGAAAAGCAACTGGCGTCCCACCGCGATCGCCTGACCGGTTTCCTCAACCGCGCCGGTGGCGAGGCGGTGATGCGCAGCATCTGCCGCCCTGGAGCGACGCAGTCGATCTCTCATCTGTTCATTCTTGAATTCGGCCCACTGGCGGCGCTCTACCAAAGCCACGGCGTACAGATTGGCGATGACGTGCTGCGCACCGTCGGCGAACGTCTCAAGACGCTGATCCGCCCCAGCGATTTTGTCTGCCGCTACACCGGCGGTCTGTTTTTGATTCTGGTGCACGATCTGCCTTACGGCGCGGAAAGCGAGTTCCTGGCGCGCATCATGCCGCCGCTGGAGACGCCCTATGATTTTGGCGCATTCGGCGAGGTGAACATGCAGCTTAGCGCCGGCATTTTGGCGCTGACGCAGGATTATGCGACGGTGGACGACTTGATGAGCTCAGCGCAGCAGGCGCTGGCGGAAGCCAAAGGCGGGAAAAAGTAAACCATACGCGGCGGGAACCCCCGCCGCGTATCACTCACCGAAAATTATTTCACGTCCATCTTCGGGAATTCCATTTCGCTGTACTTCACGACGCGGGTGCCGCGCGACAGCTTGTAACCGAACCAGATCAGCAGGAACAACGGAATACCGATGTAGGTTGCTGTCACGCCGTACCAGTCGATCTTGTCTTGCAGAAACGCCTGGTAGTTCTGGCCCAGGGTAATGATCAGGCACAGCACGAAGGCGAAGATCGGCCCCAGTGGGAAGAACCCGGAACGGTACGGCAAATCATTCAGATCGCGCCCTTGCAGCATGTAACCGCGACGGAAACGATAGTGGCTGATGGCGATGCCCAACCAGGCGATGAAACCGGTCATGCCCGAGGTGTTCAGCAGCCACAGGTAAACCGACTGGTTGCCGAACATCGAGGTCAGGAAGCACAACCCGGCCACCACGCAGGTCGCGTACAGCGCGTTGCGCGGCACGCCGCCTTTCGACAGCTTGGCGAAGATGCGCGGCGCCTTGCCTTCCGACGCCAGGGTGAACAGCATGCGGGTAGACGCGTACATGCCCGAGTTACCGGCCGACAGCACCGCCGTCAGGATCACCGCGTTCATCACCGCCGCCGCCGACAGCAAGCCGGCATGCTGGAACACCAGGGTGAACGGGCTGACGCTGATGTCCTTCACGTCGTTGCGCAGCAGGCTCGGATCGGTATACGGAATGATCAGGCTGATGATCAGAATGGCGAAGATGTAGAACAGCAGGATACGCCAGAACACCTGACGCACCGCGCGCGGGATGTTTTTACCCGGGTTTTCCGATTCGCCGGCCGCGATGCCGATAAGCTCGGTGCCCTGGAACGAGAAGCCGACGATCATGGCCACGCCGATCATCGCCGAGAAGCCACCGGCGAACGGCGCGTCCCCTATCGTCCAGTTCTGCCAGCCGGCATGCTCGCCGCCTTTCAAAATGCCGACGATCATCAGCACGCCGACGGCAATGAAGATAATCACGGTGCTGACCTTGATCAGCGCAAACCAGTATTCCGCCTCGCCGAACCCTTTCACCGAAATGTAGTTCAGCAGGAACATCAGGCCGAGGAACAGTGCGCTCCATATCCAGCCGGGGGTGTCCGGGAACCAGTAGCTCATCACCAATTGCGAAGCCACCAAGTCAACGGCGATGGTCACCGCCCAGTTGTACCAGTAGTTCCAGCCCAGCGCGAAGCCGAAGCCTTCTTCTACGTATTTGGCGCCGTAGGTGGAGAATGAACCGGAGACCGGCATAAAGGCCGCCAGTTCGCCCAAACTGGTCATCAGGAAGTACACCATCAAACCGATCAGAGCGTAAGACAACAGCGCCCCGCCGGGGCCTGCCTGAGAAACCGTGGCGCCCGAGGCGACGAACAGGCCGGTGCCGATGGAGCCGCCGATGGCGATCATGGTCAAATGCCGGGCTTTCAGCTCACGACGCAATCCGGGTGCTTGCTGCCCCGATGTTTTTATATCCTGCTGAGCCATTCGTACCCTATCTGCTCTTTGAAAAATGAGGGCGGATTGTAACAAATACCCGCCGGTGAACTAGCAACATTGCACTGATATAAGATAGCTTCATAATTCAGTGGCAATTATTAGCCACGGCCCTTATGGCCTTACTTACTCTCATTAATGTGAGCGCGCGCAGGTTTTTATGCTTTTTCCGGCCTGCGCGGCAGCAGAGGACGTGACGCGCTGCCAATTACAGCGCGCAATAGCTGAGAAAACGCTGTAATGCGTTGGAAATGTGCTTTTGCCGATGGCGGATCAGGTACAGGGTGCGCCGCAGCGGCGGCAGCGGCACCGGCAGCTCCACCAGCGCACCGCTGGCCAGCTGTTCCGCCACCACCCGCCGCGACAGGCAGCTGATGCCAATGCCGTGCCGCACTGCGTGCTTGATCGCTTCCGAGTTGCCCAGCTCCATCACCAGTTGGAAGTGCGGCAGATGCGACAGCAGCAGATGATCCAGCACCTCGCGGGTGCCCGAACCGCGTTCGCGCAGGATCCACTGTGCGTTAGCCAACGCCTCCAGCGTCGGCGGCTGACGGGTCAGCGGGTTGTCCGGCGCGGCGAACACCACCAGCTCGTCTTCCAGCCACGGCTGAGTCACCAGCTCAGGCATATGGCAAGGCCCTTCGATCAGCCCCAGATCGACGCGGAAATCCGCCACCGCCACGATCACGTCCTGGCTGTTGCCGACGTTCAGCTCCAGCGGTGTGGCCGGAAAGTCCCGGCGGTAACGGGCGATCATCTCCGGCAGCATGTAGTTGCCGATGGTGCTGCTGGCGGCGATGCGCAGCGCCCCGCCGTCATGGCGAAACAGCTGCTCGATCTCCCCCGCCTGCTCCAGCAGCGCCAGCGCCTTGGGATACAACAACCGGCCGTGCTCGTTGATCACCAGCCGTTTGCCGACGCGATCGAACAACTGCACGCCCAGCTGCCCCTCCAGATCGGCCAGTGCCGCGCTGACCGCCGATTGCGACAGCGCCAGCACCACCGAGGCCTGAGTGGTCGAACCGCTTTTTAGCACTTCGGTGAAGACTTCCAGTTGACGCAACGTGATATGCATAGCCGTCCCGGTATTGAAAAAGGATTCTGCAAGAGAATCGCAAAATGATGTG
The sequence above is drawn from the Serratia sp. FDAARGOS_506 genome and encodes:
- a CDS encoding amino acid permease gives rise to the protein MAQQDIKTSGQQAPGLRRELKARHLTMIAIGGSIGTGLFVASGATVSQAGPGGALLSYALIGLMVYFLMTSLGELAAFMPVSGSFSTYGAKYVEEGFGFALGWNYWYNWAVTIAVDLVASQLVMSYWFPDTPGWIWSALFLGLMFLLNYISVKGFGEAEYWFALIKVSTVIIFIAVGVLMIVGILKGGEHAGWQNWTIGDAPFAGGFSAMIGVAMIVGFSFQGTELIGIAAGESENPGKNIPRAVRQVFWRILLFYIFAILIISLIIPYTDPSLLRNDVKDISVSPFTLVFQHAGLLSAAAVMNAVILTAVLSAGNSGMYASTRMLFTLASEGKAPRIFAKLSKGGVPRNALYATCVVAGLCFLTSMFGNQSVYLWLLNTSGMTGFIAWLGIAISHYRFRRGYMLQGRDLNDLPYRSGFFPLGPIFAFVLCLIITLGQNYQAFLQDKIDWYGVTATYIGIPLFLLIWFGYKLSRGTRVVKYSEMEFPKMDVK
- a CDS encoding iron ABC transporter permease encodes the protein MSISTDPMTEAKGQPDAGVMGRYQHILRHRLLMMGALALAILGSLLLDFTMGPSGLSLSSLWQTLLDPAAADAGTRVIVWDIRLPYALMAVVVGFALGLAGAEMQTILNNPLASPFTLGVSSAAAFGAALAIVLGIGIPGIPDQWFISANAFIFALFAALMLDGITRWTRVATSGVVLFGIALVFTFNALVSMMQFIASEDTLQGLVFWTMGSLARASWDKLGILFGVFAVLLPLSMMSSWKLTALRLGEDRAVSFGIDVRRLRLATLLRISILSALAVAFVGPIGFIGLVAPHIARMIFGEDHRFYLPASALIGALVLSMASVASKNLVPGVIIPVGIVTSLVGVPFFLSIILRHRGNV
- the yieE gene encoding DNA-binding transcriptional regulator YeiE, which gives rise to MHITLRQLEVFTEVLKSGSTTQASVVLALSQSAVSAALADLEGQLGVQLFDRVGKRLVINEHGRLLYPKALALLEQAGEIEQLFRHDGGALRIAASSTIGNYMLPEMIARYRRDFPATPLELNVGNSQDVIVAVADFRVDLGLIEGPCHMPELVTQPWLEDELVVFAAPDNPLTRQPPTLEALANAQWILRERGSGTREVLDHLLLSHLPHFQLVMELGNSEAIKHAVRHGIGISCLSRRVVAEQLASGALVELPVPLPPLRRTLYLIRHRQKHISNALQRFLSYCAL
- a CDS encoding GGDEF domain-containing protein, with translation MRSPSPAITPKRPALLNWLLHSPLHADDEPFQRQLRLTLTPSPLTPWLNAVGPAALLVGYAWLNQRLVGIGLLLLLLLLTAGRAWLAQRRQPAWPNAMLVTVLLWMLLVGASAALAMLSGRFVLILFAGLTITALACWLMQRHAAAPRFALLEVIALTLPYLLAAPLSRVQNLFVLADLAPLWLVLAHGMIARYHRQLVQRVMLAWEKQLASHRDRLTGFLNRAGGEAVMRSICRPGATQSISHLFILEFGPLAALYQSHGVQIGDDVLRTVGERLKTLIRPSDFVCRYTGGLFLILVHDLPYGAESEFLARIMPPLETPYDFGAFGEVNMQLSAGILALTQDYATVDDLMSSAQQALAEAKGGKK
- a CDS encoding ligand-gated channel protein, whose protein sequence is METPRYSKLAALVVASLSATAALAAPQDDTQDTMVVTASGFQQKIQDSAASISVIPRQQIEDKAYRDVTDALKDVPGVVVTGGASSSDISIRGMSSKYTLILVDGKRVDTRGTRPNSDNAGIEQGWLPPMEAIERIEVVRGPMSSLYGSDAMGGVINVITRKTSRTEWKGSLHGDATLQENRDSGDLFQTNAYASGPLIEGLLGVRVNGLLSRRAEDKIANGYNEQRMRSGTAVFTLTPDEKNEFDFEIGRSLQDRNSTPGKSVVAERCSKGKCKPTSRSENLYTRTNYSLTHNGYYDFGNSTSYVQREETNNPGRKMKMYNTIFNTQNQFELGSHMLNLGGQYRYEKLGDSGNQLSSAKDVNQLTRWSWALFAEDEWALTNDFSLTSGIRMDRDQNFGSHWSPRMYGVWHLTEQWTMKGGVSAGYRSPDLRQSSASWGQATGGGVRNGIIVGNPDLQPEKSLSEEIGLMWDSLKGVNAGVTVFNTDFKNKITEVRRCEDTPDCKIGNDVYDFISDRVNVDKANMRGVEATFGWQINKDWKWNTNYTYTASEQKSGDFQGKALNQMPKHMLNTVLDWQATQDLSLWSRVNFRSRTSDYLSRTSMETSTPSYTFVDAGLSYQAAKNLQLTGGVYNILDKTVDYDHYRTTLDGRRYTVGMTYNF
- a CDS encoding ABC transporter ATP-binding protein, coding for MSQGLRIENFSAGYPKRPVIVDLSVPLLPRGKITVLLGPNGSGKSTLLRSLAGLNPAQGKLWLDDVDLMQMPFARRAENVVYLPQSLPAGVHLHVLESIIVAQRASGGRSNAGSEAEVMALLEQLGIAHLALSYLDQLSGGQKQLVGLAQSLIRQPSLLLLDEPLSALDLNYQFHVMDLVRRETRKRNIVTVVVVHDINIALRHGDHVLMLQDGDLIADGAPDQVITPQSLARVYGVRGRIERCSQGTPQVLIDGLVNQPTI
- a CDS encoding siderophore ABC transporter substrate-binding protein, with the translated sequence MRLRRSPLMIALLATMALAGCHSKTDAPVAPATVNVQHLNGSTEVKKHPQRIVVLDYASLETLQLLGVEPLALPGNRQNLPDNLKRYQDDKYLNAGTLFEPDMAVLRAAKPDLILIAGRASKAYDELNALAPTLNMSVDPQDQLGSLKQRTLQLGELFDKRQQAQAAVDKLDAQIAAVKPQAAQAGRGLVVLFSGGKISAYAPKSRFSFVYDALGFSSALQSDEKDVRGNKLTPEQVAKLNPDWLFVIDRDTATGRPNAVAPQKILTGTALKKTTAVKKGQVVYLPAAEVYLSGGIVTAQLVVERVSEALNHTAR